ACAAGCCGTCATCATCAAATGAATCATTCGATGCCTCCTTCCCCTTGCTCGCGCATCCCTGAGTGATTTGGCCTTCGTACCTACAACATCATTGCCTGAGATGTTTCTTCATAAAGGACAATAATGTTTGCCCCAAAGTCGTAAGTATGACGCCCGTTCCGCTACACTTATCGCATGTTACGAGTGTGCCTTCTTCAGATGTCACTTCTCCACTACCTTTACAATCCCAACACGGCAACTCCAAGTCATCCATTGAAATTTGCATATAGGTATAACTCCCTTTACATTCATCGCACGACATGCCGCGCGTCCATCCTAGCAAGGATTCAATACCTTGTGTCGCAGACACGTGTCAGGAATCACGTACCACTCGTTTCCTAATTTACCACACATGTAACCTTACGAGAGTTCGACAGACAGTGAATTTTCGATTTGCTCCCTGTTCTCTTTTTGCTTTGCAAGAATCCTCTTTCTCGCAAACAAGAAGTAATAGAGCATGATAATCGCAATAATCGGCACACCTGTGTATATCGTGATCCGCTGACCAGGGACGAACCAAAGACTCACAGCAATCGCCGCATTCGCAAGAATGCCGACAAGCGGTAACACAGGATACAACGGGGTTCTGTAGGGGAGATCGCTCACCTTACCTCCTGAACGGACATACTTACGCCGAAATCCCATTTGCGCGAGGCAAATAATTCCCCAGTCAATGACGACGACCAACCCGATGCCAGATAAAATCCAGGTGTACAGTTTGTCCGGTGAAACTTTATAAAGCAAAAGTCCAGCCACACCAATAATCATGGTAAATAGCACTGAACGGACAGGTACTTGCCGTTTACTGAGTTTGCTGAGGAACTTCGGTGCCATGCCATCGAGCGACATCGACCAGATGAGACGGGAAGATGCGTATGTCCACGAGGATCCTGCGGACAGTGCGGAGGTGACGACGATAATATCCATAATGACATGCGCGGACGGAATTCCAGCCAATTGAAATATCGTTGCAAATGGGCTATCGTTTACGCCTGCCGACTGCCACGGGATGATACCCACTAAGACAATCATCGCGAGCACGTAGAATAAGAGTGTGCGCAGCGTCGTCGTGCGAACCGCGCGAGGTACCGATTTCGCCGGATCGCGACTTTCACCGGCCGCAATCCCAATCAGTTCCGTGCCACTATACGAAAAACAGACGGAAACCAGTGCAAGAAATGAAGCGCCAAAGCCATGCGGAAACAAGCCGCCATGGTGCAAATAGTTTGTAGCACCGATTGCCGGATGCGAGGTCCACCCAAAAATCACTGCGATACCCACGGCAGAAGCAACGATAATCCCGATGACCTTAATGCTCGCAAACCAGAATTCCGATTCTCCATACACGCCAACTGCCATAATATTTAAGACTAAGTAGATAATGAAGAATACCACGTAAAACACGACGCTCGGAATGTGTGGGAAATACTGCTGCAGAATCATGACGGCCGCTAACCACTCAACCGTAATCGTGATGGCTCCGTTGATCCAATACAGCCATGCGCTTAAAAACCCGACACTCGGGCTGATAAACACTTGGGCGTACGTTTTAAACGATCCCGCCACAGGCATGGCGGTCGCCAATTCACCTAAGGACGCCATGACAATGCCGACTAGAATCCCACCCAACATATACGCAAGGACAGCGCCGCCAGGGCCGGCTTGATTGATGGTGTAGCCGGATCCCACGAATAGTCCTGTGCCAATGACACCGCCGATTGAAATCATAAACATATGTCGACTGCGCATTCCACGCTTCAAGCCTGCTTCTTTGTCGACAATTTCCTGTAGTTTATCCAAGTGGGTTCCCCCTCTTCTCTAGCTTCGTTCGGCATGTTATCGCGGCATAAAGCAACCGTTTTCATTCTAACTAAGAAAATATATTGCAGATGAACCGAATGAAACACAACTGCCTTTGTGGATTGCGGGGCGCAAAAAAATTTTGCACCACCGATGAACCCTACGTGGTGTGATTCCATTTGCGAAGCCTGTATTGCAAACTTTGTCTACTCACACCCAGCGCGCGCGCTGTGGCAGACACATTTCCACCGTTTTGCGATAAGACTTTTAACACGTATGCGCGCTCGTATTGAGACAACTGAGACTGTAAATTTCGCTCCTGTGCAAACGATGCATAATCGAGAAGTTGACTGCCATTGTCGCCATGCGGCGTGTCATCCAAGGTGTTTACCCGCCGGCGTATATGCATCGGAAGGTGTACAACGTCAATTTCGCCATTGTCCACGACCATGTTCATGGCGCCTTCGATGGTATTCTCGAGTTCACGGACGTTGCCTGGCCAAGGGTAGGTGAGAAAGTATTTCATCACTTCGTCAGAAACACCCTGAACCTGCATGCCAAAGAGTTCATTGTATCTCTTGACAAAGAGATCGGTCAGATTCGGTATATCCTGTTGACGTTCCCGCAATGGCGGTAGAAACAGCGTCACGACGCTGAGACGGTAGTATAGGTCTTTCCGAAGTGTCCCTTTGACCACATCGTCTAATGGGTCTTCATGAACGGTCGCAATAATTCGCACATCGACGGTTCTATCCTGTGTATCACCGAGGCGACGAATTGTCTTTTCTTGAAGTGCGCGAAGAAGTTTGGCCTGCAAAGGTAAACTCAGCGAATTCAATTCGTCTAGTAGCAGCGTTCCCCCATCCGCTTGCTCGAGGAGCCCTGGCCTATCGATGGCTCCAGGAAATGCGCCGTGCACGGTACCGAACAAAATGCCTTCAATGAGGTGCTCTGGCAATGCCGCGCAATTTTGTGAAACAAAGGGTCCTGCGGAACGGGGGCTCGCGTGATGAATGCTTTGCGCAAACAATTCCTTGCCCGTTCCAGTCTCCCCAACAATCAGAATGGACGAATTCGTCCGAGCCGCTCGCTTTGCATGCTCCATCACTTCCACGATATTGGGGCTCTCGCCAATCAAACTGTCAAACGTGTACCGTGTTTTTCCACGCCTGAGAATGTTCTCTTGAATCCGTTCGATTTGGGTAATATCGCGTGCGATTTCCACAGCTCCACAGATTTCACCGTTTAGGACAATTGGCATGGTGTTGTTAATCGTCGTCACCGATTCGCCCTGCAAGTTGTAATACGTCTGTTTTACATTAAAAGTTGCGCGTCCAGTTTGCAGCGCATGAAGCAATGTGCTGTAGCCTTCCTCTGGGAACGTGAAGACATCAAGCACATCCTTATTCAATACATCAACAGCTGACATGGACTCAATATCGGCCATTTTTTGATTGTAAATCACCGTTTTCCCAGATGCATCGACAACATGGATTCCTTCGTCGAGTTGATCCACCAAAAACTCATACATTTGAATCAACGATCGCGTCCTATTTTCTAGGTCATTGATATTGGCGCTCGCCACGCATATCCCCCCAATCGGGATGATTCCGTGTTGCCTGAAAAGTGTTGAAATTCACCGTTCTACTTCGTCAGTTTACTGGGCGCGCAATCAAACCGCAAACTATTTTTGCACCTGCAATAAATAACGGCAATTGATTTATGCAAATCGCTTTTGCATCATCATATTTGAAAGCGCTTATTCAAACCGAATGCCATTTCGGCATTTCAACGACTTTATTTTCCAATCCGGTTGGATTGAACAAACATGCGTCGTGTACACGAGGAGGAAATCGACTGTGATTCCATACTTCCCTGAAGCGCTGACGAATTTCTCCAAGCCGGAGAATGAAGCGGCATTTACCGCCGCTTTCGAGCGTGTATCATCACAACTTGGCCAAACCTGCCCACTTATCGTCGGCGGTCGTGAGATATACACGGACCAACGCCAGGAATCTCGCAACCCATCCAATTTGGAGCAAATCGTTGGCTTTGTGGCACAAGCGGATAAAACCATCATCGACGAAGCATTTCAAGTTGCTTCCAAAACATTTACCACTTGGTCACAAGTACGCCCAGAAGAACGCGCAGGCTATCTGTTTAAAGCAGCCGCTGTGATTCGCCGCCGGAAGCATGAATTCTCCTCGTGGTTGTTATTGGAGGCAGGAAAGACGCGCGCTGAAGCAGATGCGGATACAGCTGAGTGCATTGATTTCCTAGAGTATTATGGACGCCAAATGTTGCAGTTGTCCGAGCGAGGAAAACAGACGCTCATTTCGTATCCAGGTGAGGATAACCAACTCGAGTACATCCCACTCGGCGTTGGCGTGGTCATTCCACCCTGGAATTTCCCACTTGCAATCATGGCGGGTATGACGGCGGCTGCCATCGTCTCTGGGAATACAGTCCTCTTGAAGCCAGCGAGTCAAACGCCGGTCATTGCCTACCGCTTCTATGAGGTTTTGAAAGAAGTGGGACTCCCGGACGGCGTCGTCAACTTCGTGCCAGGTGACGCAGATGTAATCGGAGATTACATGGTTGATCACGTGCGTACTCGATTTGTGACCTTCACGGGATCACGCGATGTAGGCGTCCGCATCTATGAACGTGCCTCAAAAGTTCATGCGGGCCAAATTTGGCTCAAACGCGTCATCGCTGAAATGGGTGGCAAGGACGCCATTATCGTCGACGAACAAGCCGATTTGGACTTGGCGGCACAGAACATCATCAATTCCGCGTTTATGTTCAGCGGTCAAAAGTGTTCTGCATGTTCGCGGGTCATTGCACATGAAGCAATTTATCAAGACCTTCTGGACCGTGTGGTGGAAAAGACACGTGCACTCACCATTGGCGATGCGGTGAACGCAAACACCCAGGTTGGCCCCGTTATCGACCAAAAGGCTTACGAAAAAATCAAGCACTACATCGAAATCGGCAAGCAGGAAGGGCGTCTCGTGTGCGGCGGTGAGACTTGGGACAAACCAGGGTACTTTGTATCCCCCACCATTTTCGCCGATGTACCTGCAGACGCGCGCATCTCCAAAGAAGAGATTTTTGGACCCGTAGTGGCGTTCACGAAGGTAAAGACCTTTTCTGACGCCATTGCGGCTGCGAATAACACCGAGTTTGGCCTGACCGGTTCTGTGTTCACAACAAATCGCGAACACGTCGAAGAAGCACGCCGCACGTTCCACGTCGGCAACCTATATTTCAACCGGAAATCAACGGGTGCTTTGGTGGGTGTCCATCCGTTTGGCGGCTTCAATATGTCTGGCACGGATTCAAAAGCCGGAGGGCCCGACTATCTACTGCTGTTTACACAGCCGAAACTCAGTTCAGAGGTCCTTTAAGTCCAGAACAGCATACGTGGCGCGCGAAAGAATCGCGTGCCAAATCACACAAGGAGGAATTACCCATGCAAAATACAACGTCATCTCCCAAGACGCTGGAGGAACAATACGGCGCAAAGAACTACCATCCTCTCCCGATTGTCCTAGCAAAAGGTGAAGGTGTATGGGTTGAGGATACGGAAGGCAAGCGATACATGGATATGCTCAGCGCATACTCTGCGCTGAACCAAGGTCATAGACATCCCAAGGTCATTCAAGCACTCAAGGACCAAGCGGATAGAATCACGTTGACGTCGCGGGCCTTTCACAATGATCAACTCGGTTACCTGTACGAAAGCTTGGCCAAGATCACACACAAGAACATGATCTTACCGATGAACACGGGCGCAGAAGCGGTTGAAACAGCGATTAAGGCAATCCGCCGTTGGGCCTATGACGTGAAAAAAGTCCCGGATAATCAGGCGGAGATTATTGTGGCCTCGGGCAATTTCCATGGCCGCACCACAACGATTATCTCCTTTAGCTCCGATACGGAATACCAACGCGCGTTTGGTCCATTGACGCCTGGTTTCAAAATCGTTCCTTATGGTGACATCGACGCACTCAAACATGCCATTACGCCGAACACAGCTGCATTCCTCGTGGAACCCATCCAGGGTGAAGCAGGAATTGTCATTCCTCCCGAAGGCTATATTCGCGACGCGTACCAAGTCTGCAAAGATAACAATGTCCTGTTCGTCGCCGACGAAATTCAAACTGGTCTAGGGCGAACCGGGAAAATGTTCGCCTGTGACTGGGAAGAAGTCATTCCCGATATGTATATCATCGGCAAAGCGCTGGGCGCAGGGGTTATTCCGGTTTCGGCGGTTGCTGCGGACAAGGAAATTCTCGGCTTGTTTGAACCCGGGTCACACGGCTCCACATTTGGAGGCAATCCGCTCGGCAGTGCAGTAGCCGTTGCAGCGCTCAAAGTCATTGAGGAAGAAAACTTACCGGAACGCTCCCGCGTACTGGGCGAATACTTCTTAAACAAACTGCTCACGCTGAACAATCCAGTTATCAAAGAAGTACGGGGTCGCGGGCTGTTTATTGGACTCGAGTTGACTACAAAGGCCCGTCCATATTGCGAGCAGTTGAAAGACCTTGGCCTGCTGTGCAAAGAGACACACGAAAACACAATTCGCTTCGCCCCGCCGCTCATCATTACAGAGGAAGAACTCGATTGGGCATTCGAAAAGATTCAATCTGTGTTCCAAATGTAATGAATGAGTAGCGATGAATGACATGGGGTGACATCAATGAGCACGGTCACTGAAAACAAAACAGCGGATCATGAACAGGATGTTCTCTCGTCAACGCAACAAGTGATTCTGGACGCGTTGACGCATCTCGGCTACGGCCCAGCGTACTACGAGCTGTTAAAGGCGCCTCTACTTACACTGACCGTTCGGATTCCAGTACGAATGGACGACGGATCCGTCAAAGTCTTCACCGGCTACCGCAGCCAACACAACAACGCCATTGGGCCCACCAAGGGTGGTATTCGCTTCCACCCTGATGTGACGTTGGAAGAGGTCCAGGCGCTGTCCATCTGGATGTCGGTGAAGTGCGGCGTCGTGGGACTTCCTTACGGCGGTGGTAAGGGCGGTATCATTTGCGATCCGCGCGACATGTCCGTCGGCGAACTGGAGCGGCTGAGTCGGGCTTATGTCCGCTCCATCAGCCAAATTGTGGGGCCGACAAAGGATATTCCAGCACCAGACGTGTACACCAATTCTCAAATCATGGCCTGGATGATGGACGAATATAGCCATCTTCGCGAGTTTGATTCCCCCGGATTTATTACGGGCAAGCCGTTGGTTCTTGGCGGATCACAAGGGCGAGACACGGCTACGGCCAAGGGTGTCGCCATCTGTATCGAAGAAGCGGCGAAACGACGAGGCCTTTCCCTCCAAGGGGCAAAAGTGATTGTGCAAGGATTTGGAAACGCGGGAAGCTACCTATCGAAATTCATGCATGATGCAGGTGCCCTTGTCGTTGGTATCTCAGATGCGTATGGCGCCATTTATAACGAAAATGGCTTAAATATTGACGAGCTGTTGGACATGAGAGATTCCTTCGGCATGGTGACCAAAAACTTTAAGAACACCATTTCAAACGAGCAACTTCTTGAAATGCCCTGTGACATTCTTGTGCCGGCTGCGATTGAGAACCAAATCACTATAGACAATGCGCATCGGATACAAGCACAAATCGTCGCGGAAGCAGCGAACGGCCCGACGACGCTGGATGCCACAAAAGTACTGTCGGAAAACGGCGTTTTGCTCGTACCCGATGTATTGGCGAACGCGGGCGGTGTTACCGTGTCTTACTTTGAGTGGGTGCAGAACAACCAAGGACTTTACTGGACTGCAGAAGAGATAGAACAGCGTCTCCGGCAAGTGATGACCCACTCGTTTGAACGCGTCTACGACATGGCCACGACGCAAGGCGTGAACATGCGCCTCGCAGCTTACATGGTCGGTATTCAAAAGATGGCGGAAGCCATGCACTATCGCGGTTGGGTCTAAATTCAAAAGAAGAAAGTTGGTGTTATAGATGAAGGAGATACGTATCATCGGCGTTCCGTCCGACCTTGGGCAAGGGCGGCGCGGTGTCGACATGGGGCCGAGTGCCATACGGTACGCAGGGCTTGAGGCAGCGCTTAAACACCTTGGCTATCAAGTGAAAGATCTCGGCAATATCAACGTTCCAACACCAGAAATGCACGAACAAGCGCAGAACGCAAAACTTCGCTATTTGAACGAAGTGAAGGCCGTCTCCGAAAGCCTGTGTGGCATGGTAAGTACGGTCGTGTCAGAAGGACACATACCACTCGTTCTTGGCGGCGATCACAGCATTGCGATTGGCAGTTTAGCTGGCATGGCGCAATCCAGCACGAATTATGGCGTCATCTGGTTTGATGCACATGGAGACATGAATACAGCGGAGACGACGCCCTCAGGAAACATCCATGGTATGCCTTTGGCTGTGAGTCTAGGCTATGGACATGATGACTTAATCAGCATTGGCGGCGTCACGCCTAAGGTGAAACCGGAGAATGTCGTACTCGTTGGCATTCGTTCCATTGACGCAGATGAAGCAAAGCTCATTGCCAAAGCCGGCATTCGTTGCTACACGATGTCCGAAATCGACCAACGCGGCATGGCGGTCGTCATGGAGGAAGCGATTCAAATCGCCACAAATGGCACAGATGGCATCCATTTGAGCCTCGATCTCGACGCACTTGATCCAACGCTGGCCCCTGGCGTCGGTACCCCAGTCAATGGCGGCGTCACCTACCGTGAGGGGCATTTGGCGATGGAAATGTTGTCCGCTTCAAACGCCATCGTTTCCGTGGACGTCGTTGAAGTGAACCCGATTCTTGATGAGCAAAACCGCACGGCCCTGATGGCTGTTGAACTCGTTGAGTCATTGTTTGGCAAAACCGTGCTCTAAGAATGATTGAATGGGCCCCTATGGCGTCATGAACTTGCGCCATAGGGGCCACAGATGAGATGTATCCACTAGTTTATTCAAAGCTTCCTCTCTCGGGTCTCTCCTCTCAATTGTAAGCGTAAAACGCAGCACACCTCGTAAGGCTACACTCTGGGTGGGATAATCTCCTCAAATGAAACTGAGGAGAGTGAGGTACATGTCAAGAACCGAGCTACGTGAAGAATGGGAGAGTCGCCTCACCGAGTTTGAGTCCAGTGGGCAAACGGCTACAGTCTGGTGTGCGGTGCACGGGATCAATATTCATCGCTTTCGCTACTGGTCCAGCAAGCTTCGAGGGAATCGACGAAAGCCTTCAAATGGAGAGGTTCGTTGGCTTTCAGTGGAGATGGAATCAGTCATTAAACCGAGCAGTAACGAAGCGCTCACTGTTCAGGTTGGTCAAGCCAGGATTGAAGTGTCTGAGGGCTTCAACACCAAACTGTTCATACAGGTCGTTCAGGCTTTGGCAGATGCTCATCCATGAGGCGAATTCAGAGCAACGGGTGTACTTGGCGAGCGGCAGTACAGATCTTCGTAAGTCTATCGACGGGCTGGCAGTCCTGGTTCAAGAGGTCTTTCAGCTCAGTCCATTTTCGCCTTCCCTCTTCGTTTTCTGCAACCGAAAACGAGACAAGCTTAAAATCCTAGAGTGGGATACGAATGGATTCTGGCTCCATTATCGTCGTTTGGAACGTGGTCGCTTTCAATGGCCGGACGTAACGAACAGCGAAACGGTTACGGTCAGTCGGCAGCAGTTGCGGTGGTTGCTAGACGGACTGTCCATCACCCAACGACAGGCTCATAAAAAGGTAACCGCGCGCACGGTCATCTAGTCTCTCAGTGGCAAAATAAAAGTTCCGTAATCTCTTTTGTGACAAGGGATTTTAGCTCGCATGTCGAAATATATAGCATGGCGAAACCAAAGAGTTCCACCACCGAACAGGTTGAATCCTTGCAGCAAGAAAACACCATACTTAAGCAGCAAAATGACGAACTCAAGTCTAAGGTAGAGTGGCTTGAGGAGAAATTGCGCAAAGCAACTCACCAACGTTTTGCTGCGTCTAGTGAACGGACCAAGACCGACTCCGTACAGACGCTGTTGTTTAACGAAGCCGAAGTCGAGTCTGAACCTACGCTTGAAGAGCCCACCATGGAAACCATCACCTACAAGCGAAAAAAGAAACGTCCGGGTCAGCGTGATGAACTCCTAAAGGACCTGCCCGTGGAGCGAATGGAGTATCGCTTACCCGAAGAGGAGCAGGTGTGTTCCTGCTGTGGTGGCGCCATGCATGAAATGAGTTCTGAAACGCGAACTGAGATAAAAATCATTCCGGCTCAGATGAAGGTCGTGGAGCATGTTCAATATATCTACGCCTGTCGTCATTGTGAGAAGCATGAAACTGAAACCCCTGTTGTGAAAGCTTCCATGCCACGTCCGGCATTTCCGGGGAGCTTAGCTTCTGCCTCAGCAGTGGCTTACATCATGAGTAAGAAATACGTCGAGGGGATGCCACTCTATCGGCAGGAGCAACAGTTTGAGCGACAGGGCTTTCCGTTATCACGACAAACCATGGCCAATTGGGTCCTAGCCGGTGCAACGACATGGTTGAGTAAAATATACGACCGGATGCACCAGGAACTCTTACAACGGAAGTACTTACACGCAGACGAGACAACGCTGCAGGTACTTCACGAATCCGGCAGAACCGCAGATACGAAGTCCTACATGTGGCTCTACCGCAGTGGACGGGACGGTCCACCCATTGTTTTGTACGACTACCAAGAGACGCGCAGTCGGGAGCATCCAACAAGGTTCCTCCAAGGATTTCACGGATACATCCATGTGGATGGCTACGTAGGGTACGAGGACATTCCGGATGTGACCCTGTCAGGGTGCTGGAGTCATGCCCGAAGGAAATTCGACGAGGCCATCAAGGCCTTACCCGCATCCAAACGGAACACGCCCGTGGCTGCAAGGGAAGGACTGGAATATTGCAATCGTCTCTTCAAAATTGAGCGTGGGTTAAAAGACATGACTCCCGAGAAGCGGTACGAACAGCGCCTCGAGCAAAGTCGTCCAGTCCTGGATGCTTTTTTGCCATGGCTTGAATTCCAGAAGGAAAACATACTCCCAAAGAGTGCCTTGGGAGAGGCAGTGAATTATTGCCTACGCCAATGGGGTAAGCTCACCGTGTTCCTTGAGGATGGCCATCTGGAGATCGATAACAACCGCGGTGAACGTTCCATTAAGCCATTTGTGATCGGGAGAAAGAACTTCCTGTTCAGCAATACGCCGCGCGGAGCTAGAGCGAGCGCCATCACATACAGTATCGTGGAAACTGCAAAAGAGAATGGACTCGACCCGTTTCAATATCTGTGCTATCTGTTCGAGCAACTACCAAACGTCCCCGACGATGAATCTGACTCGTTGGCCGCGCTGCTGCCTTGGGCTGGGAACTTACCGGACGAAGTGCGACATTCAAGGAGAAAGACTCCATAACACGACAGTAGTCCCCGCCGTAACCGGTGGGGATTTCTGATTATAATGACGACGAATGACCTACCTTCAATGTGTCCTGCGTTTGACGCTTACTCTCAATTCGCCAAACTCAGCGTTTTTGTATGTTACAGTTGTTGCAGTATTGGGCAGCATTAATCGAATATGACTGTAATCAAAAATAGTGCAAGAGTTGGTTGAAGGAGTGAGGTAATGAGTAAAAGACTGGCGGGAACTTTGATTACAATGATGTCCATATTGTTTTTGGCGTCGTTGGTTTTTAATTGGTATCAGTATAGGCAATCTCAACAGATGCACGATGCTGCTTATGGTGGAGGATTTTACCTTGCTGTTGAGGGGGTCAATCGAGCATATGACATTTTTAGCGAAGATGGACAAGCGAAGAATGAAGATATCGCTGATGCTGTGATGTATATTTCAGAATCTGCGGAAGTTTTCCAAGCGTTTTCTCATGTAATGGGACAGATGGGTGTAGAGCACACGATGGGTATAGGCGTGGAACTGGAACAGGACGCTCAGGTGATTTCCCATCCTCAAAAGTATCCAAAGTCTCAAATTCAACAAGCCGAAAAGTTTGTTGAGATAGTGTCAGTAGACTTTCGACCATGTTGGAACGCTCAATTTCTTGTTAAAAGCCGTTTGCCTGGTGCAATTGATAAGATATATAAAGCGATGCCTTCACAAGATAGGCAACAACTATATTCAATGTGATAAAAAGCATTGGCAGTTATTGAACAAACGGGGGCGTTAATCCCGCAGACCTATGATTTGGTGATATTACCCTTAAGTCGCTAAGATGATCCTTGAGCGACGTAGATGTGACAATAAATGACCTAAATATTCATGCGAGTTCGACTAGACAGTCTCCCGTGATCGTCCCAGTTGATTCAAAATATCAGTTCATATCTGGAGATATGCCTCACCCAAACGAAGCATGTCTCCATCAAAATACATATCTTCTTAGACAAAATATTTCCACAACCAATAGGGATATTCCGCCAGGCATAAAAACTACCTTTTAGGACTATATCGAGTCTGAATGGAACCCAAACGATACCATTAAAACCGCTTCCAACGCAGACACAACCAACGAGTTTTACACAATGGGGCGTTATGACCATATCTCCACTAAAACCGCATTTAACGATCCCGATAGCACTATTGACGAATGGTATGGATTATTCAGCGTCTGAAAACTTTACAGTATTCATGTCATCAGCGCCGAATGTTGCCACGTTTGGGAGTACTACCGGTGGATCGGATGGTTCACCTGGTGTTTATTCTGTTATGAAGGGCGTGAAACTCAGTATTTCGAGCTGGCAAGAGCGTGTCACGTCCACAGTGCTCCCAATTGAAGGGTTCGGATTACATCCAGATTACCCGGTTTACATTTCTGATACAATACTCTCGCAGGAAAATAGCTATAGTATTTCTGGAAATGTCAAACAAACTATGGATCACGAC
Above is a genomic segment from Alicyclobacillus acidoterrestris containing:
- a CDS encoding tryptophan RNA-binding attenuation protein; the encoded protein is MSCDECKGSYTYMQISMDDLELPCWDCKGSGEVTSEEGTLVTCDKCSGTGVILTTLGQTLLSFMKKHLRQ
- a CDS encoding amino acid permease codes for the protein MDKLQEIVDKEAGLKRGMRSRHMFMISIGGVIGTGLFVGSGYTINQAGPGGAVLAYMLGGILVGIVMASLGELATAMPVAGSFKTYAQVFISPSVGFLSAWLYWINGAITITVEWLAAVMILQQYFPHIPSVVFYVVFFIIYLVLNIMAVGVYGESEFWFASIKVIGIIVASAVGIAVIFGWTSHPAIGATNYLHHGGLFPHGFGASFLALVSVCFSYSGTELIGIAAGESRDPAKSVPRAVRTTTLRTLLFYVLAMIVLVGIIPWQSAGVNDSPFATIFQLAGIPSAHVIMDIIVVTSALSAGSSWTYASSRLIWSMSLDGMAPKFLSKLSKRQVPVRSVLFTMIIGVAGLLLYKVSPDKLYTWILSGIGLVVVIDWGIICLAQMGFRRKYVRSGGKVSDLPYRTPLYPVLPLVGILANAAIAVSLWFVPGQRITIYTGVPIIAIIMLYYFLFARKRILAKQKENREQIENSLSVELS
- a CDS encoding sigma-54 interaction domain-containing protein, whose translation is MIQMYEFLVDQLDEGIHVVDASGKTVIYNQKMADIESMSAVDVLNKDVLDVFTFPEEGYSTLLHALQTGRATFNVKQTYYNLQGESVTTINNTMPIVLNGEICGAVEIARDITQIERIQENILRRGKTRYTFDSLIGESPNIVEVMEHAKRAARTNSSILIVGETGTGKELFAQSIHHASPRSAGPFVSQNCAALPEHLIEGILFGTVHGAFPGAIDRPGLLEQADGGTLLLDELNSLSLPLQAKLLRALQEKTIRRLGDTQDRTVDVRIIATVHEDPLDDVVKGTLRKDLYYRLSVVTLFLPPLRERQQDIPNLTDLFVKRYNELFGMQVQGVSDEVMKYFLTYPWPGNVRELENTIEGAMNMVVDNGEIDVVHLPMHIRRRVNTLDDTPHGDNGSQLLDYASFAQERNLQSQLSQYERAYVLKVLSQNGGNVSATARALGVSRQSLQYRLRKWNHTT
- the pruA gene encoding L-glutamate gamma-semialdehyde dehydrogenase, which translates into the protein MIPYFPEALTNFSKPENEAAFTAAFERVSSQLGQTCPLIVGGREIYTDQRQESRNPSNLEQIVGFVAQADKTIIDEAFQVASKTFTTWSQVRPEERAGYLFKAAAVIRRRKHEFSSWLLLEAGKTRAEADADTAECIDFLEYYGRQMLQLSERGKQTLISYPGEDNQLEYIPLGVGVVIPPWNFPLAIMAGMTAAAIVSGNTVLLKPASQTPVIAYRFYEVLKEVGLPDGVVNFVPGDADVIGDYMVDHVRTRFVTFTGSRDVGVRIYERASKVHAGQIWLKRVIAEMGGKDAIIVDEQADLDLAAQNIINSAFMFSGQKCSACSRVIAHEAIYQDLLDRVVEKTRALTIGDAVNANTQVGPVIDQKAYEKIKHYIEIGKQEGRLVCGGETWDKPGYFVSPTIFADVPADARISKEEIFGPVVAFTKVKTFSDAIAAANNTEFGLTGSVFTTNREHVEEARRTFHVGNLYFNRKSTGALVGVHPFGGFNMSGTDSKAGGPDYLLLFTQPKLSSEVL
- a CDS encoding ornithine--oxo-acid transaminase — protein: MQNTTSSPKTLEEQYGAKNYHPLPIVLAKGEGVWVEDTEGKRYMDMLSAYSALNQGHRHPKVIQALKDQADRITLTSRAFHNDQLGYLYESLAKITHKNMILPMNTGAEAVETAIKAIRRWAYDVKKVPDNQAEIIVASGNFHGRTTTIISFSSDTEYQRAFGPLTPGFKIVPYGDIDALKHAITPNTAAFLVEPIQGEAGIVIPPEGYIRDAYQVCKDNNVLFVADEIQTGLGRTGKMFACDWEEVIPDMYIIGKALGAGVIPVSAVAADKEILGLFEPGSHGSTFGGNPLGSAVAVAALKVIEEENLPERSRVLGEYFLNKLLTLNNPVIKEVRGRGLFIGLELTTKARPYCEQLKDLGLLCKETHENTIRFAPPLIITEEELDWAFEKIQSVFQM
- a CDS encoding Glu/Leu/Phe/Val family dehydrogenase, which codes for MSTVTENKTADHEQDVLSSTQQVILDALTHLGYGPAYYELLKAPLLTLTVRIPVRMDDGSVKVFTGYRSQHNNAIGPTKGGIRFHPDVTLEEVQALSIWMSVKCGVVGLPYGGGKGGIICDPRDMSVGELERLSRAYVRSISQIVGPTKDIPAPDVYTNSQIMAWMMDEYSHLREFDSPGFITGKPLVLGGSQGRDTATAKGVAICIEEAAKRRGLSLQGAKVIVQGFGNAGSYLSKFMHDAGALVVGISDAYGAIYNENGLNIDELLDMRDSFGMVTKNFKNTISNEQLLEMPCDILVPAAIENQITIDNAHRIQAQIVAEAANGPTTLDATKVLSENGVLLVPDVLANAGGVTVSYFEWVQNNQGLYWTAEEIEQRLRQVMTHSFERVYDMATTQGVNMRLAAYMVGIQKMAEAMHYRGWV
- the rocF gene encoding arginase; the protein is MKEIRIIGVPSDLGQGRRGVDMGPSAIRYAGLEAALKHLGYQVKDLGNINVPTPEMHEQAQNAKLRYLNEVKAVSESLCGMVSTVVSEGHIPLVLGGDHSIAIGSLAGMAQSSTNYGVIWFDAHGDMNTAETTPSGNIHGMPLAVSLGYGHDDLISIGGVTPKVKPENVVLVGIRSIDADEAKLIAKAGIRCYTMSEIDQRGMAVVMEEAIQIATNGTDGIHLSLDLDALDPTLAPGVGTPVNGGVTYREGHLAMEMLSASNAIVSVDVVEVNPILDEQNRTALMAVELVESLFGKTVL
- the tnpA gene encoding IS66 family insertion sequence element accessory protein TnpA translates to MSRTELREEWESRLTEFESSGQTATVWCAVHGINIHRFRYWSSKLRGNRRKPSNGEVRWLSVEMESVIKPSSNEALTVQVGQARIEVSEGFNTKLFIQVVQALADAHP